The genomic region TGTTGGGACGGATCAGCAATTCACCTGGCACATGAGGCCCAACTTCCAGGCCATGATCGTCCACCACCCTGACCTGGTAACCGGCCCAGGCCTTTCCGCAGGTCCCTTTCTTCCGTTCTTTAATCGAGTTCATCAAGGGCAATCCGATTTCACTCATGCCGTAGCCTTCAATCAGGGTAACCCCGAACCTCTTTTCGATCTTGTCGAAAAGGTCCATGGGGGCACCCCCGCCCAACATGACCCGTAAAGGGTTATCGGCATCATCCGGTCGGGGATCGGCCTTCCAAAGAAAGCTCAGAATCCCGCCGATATAATTGAATTCCGTACATCGGTATTGTTTGATTTCTTCCCAAAAGCGGCCGGCTGAAAACCTTTCGGCCAGGACCATACGGGCACCACTCATCAAGGCCGGCATAGCCGACAGAAGCTGGGCATTTCCGTGAAACAGGGGCAGGGCGTTATACAGGCAATCCTTTTCAGAGTAATCGACTGTCTGAGAGACTATTTCTCCCATATAGAGGGCGTAATTATGGGGCATCAGGGAGCCTTTGGAAGGACCGGTGGTCCCTGAAGTAAACATGATAATAAAGGGATCGGACCAGAAGACCTCCACTTCCCGGAATTGCCCATCGTTGGCCGTGACCTTCCGGTAATCGAGCGTTGGTTTCTCTAAAGAAGGGAGATCCTCTCCGGGCGAACCCAAAATCAGCACTTGCTCTAATTTGGGCAGTTCCTTTAGCACAGGCTCCAACCGGTCCAGGAAAGGCGATTCAACCACGGCCAGGCGACAATCGGCCTTGTCGATCATATA from Deltaproteobacteria bacterium harbors:
- a CDS encoding AMP-binding protein, whose product is MAGEDLIHERTIHRVLRQKVIQYGNREFCYFQDRVFGYEDLDLESDRVAAGLQSLGIGKGDQVAIMMNNRPEFLFLWFGLCKLGAVEVPINTAHRGDLLTYMIDKADCRLAVVESPFLDRLEPVLKELPKLEQVLILGSPGEDLPSLEKPTLDYRKVTANDGQFREVEVFWSDPFIIMFTSGTTGPSKGSLMPHNYALYMGEIVSQTVDYSEKDCLYNALPLFHGNAQLLSAMPALMSGARMVLAERFSAGRFWEEIKQYRCTEFNYIGGILSFLWKADPRPDDADNPLRVMLGGGAPMDLFDKIEKRFGVTLIEGYGMSEIGLPLMNSIKERKKGTCGKAWAGYQVRVVDDHGLEVGPHVPGELLIRPNKPFSMLLEYYKMPEKTVEAWADLWFHTGDYLYYDEEGYFYFVDRKKDALRRRGENISSYEVEKVINAHPAIMESAAIAVKSEMGEDEVMVCLTLKSGEALSSVELMDYCQERMAYFMVPRYLRMLTALPKTSTQRVQKYQLRQEGVTADTWDREKAGYRLKR